In Rhizobium sp. ZPR4, a genomic segment contains:
- the rpmI gene encoding 50S ribosomal protein L35 encodes MPKMKTKSSAKKRFKITASGKVKAAAAGKRHGMIKRSNKFIRDARGTMVLAEPDGRKVIKNYLPNGL; translated from the coding sequence ATGCCCAAGATGAAGACGAAGTCCTCTGCCAAGAAGCGGTTCAAGATCACCGCATCCGGCAAGGTCAAGGCAGCCGCTGCTGGCAAGCGCCACGGCATGATCAAGCGTAGCAACAAGTTCATTCGCGACGCCCGCGGCACCATGGTTCTCGCAGAACCGGATGGCCGTAAGGTTATCAAGAACTACTTGCCGAACGGTCTCTAA
- the infC gene encoding translation initiation factor IF-3 — MRRPFKTDAPVKDGPRSNREIRIPKVQLIAADGANMGIVPTDQALRMAEEAGLDLVEISPNAEPPVCKILDLGKLKYANQKKAAEARKKQKIVEVKEIKMRPNIDTHDYEVKMKAIGRFFEEGDKVKVTLKFRGREMAHQELGMKLLQQVKEDTIEIAKVEAEPKLEGRQMMMVLAPK, encoded by the coding sequence ATTCGCAGACCCTTTAAAACCGATGCGCCCGTAAAGGACGGGCCACGTTCCAACAGGGAAATTCGCATTCCCAAAGTTCAGCTCATCGCTGCCGACGGCGCGAATATGGGCATTGTCCCGACCGACCAGGCATTGAGAATGGCAGAGGAGGCCGGTCTCGATCTGGTGGAGATTTCCCCCAATGCTGAACCGCCTGTGTGCAAGATCCTCGATCTGGGCAAGCTGAAATACGCCAACCAGAAGAAGGCCGCCGAGGCGCGCAAGAAGCAGAAGATTGTCGAAGTCAAAGAAATCAAGATGCGTCCCAACATCGACACCCATGACTATGAGGTGAAGATGAAGGCGATCGGTCGTTTCTTTGAAGAAGGCGACAAGGTGAAGGTAACCTTGAAGTTCCGCGGTCGCGAAATGGCTCACCAGGAACTGGGCATGAAGCTGCTTCAGCAGGTCAAGGAAGATACGATCGAGATCGCCAAGGTGGAGGCCGAGCCCAAGCTCGAAGGCCGCCAGATGATGATGGTACTTGCGCCGAAGTGA